The Thermocrinis albus DSM 14484 genome segment GGGTGGAATGGTGGTTGCGTCATTAATGGGAGATCCAAATGCTTCAATTCCTACACCTCAACCTGTACTTTACAGACCCATGTTTGCTTCGTTTGGTAGTGCAGTTAACAAGGTTTCTGCATTCTTTGTTTCTCAAGTATCCTTAGAAAAAGGTTGGATAGATGATCTAAAAAGACCATTACTTCCAGTAAGAAAAACAAGAGTAATATCAAAAAAAGACATGATATTAAATGATGCATTACCTAACATAAAGATAGATCCAGAAACCTACAAAGTTTACATCGATGGTGAACTTATAACGAGTAAGCCAGCCAAAAGCTTACCCCTAACTCAGCGATATTTCCTATTCTAGGAGGAACTCAATGAGGAGAGTGTTTGTTTATGAAATACCAAATGTAACCAATGAACAGTTAAGTGCATACAACATAAAGGAAATTAAGCTTTCGTATTATGAAAGACAAAAAGTAAGACAGAAGATAAAAATAGAGGAAGAACTAGAGATAATTATAATTCTAAAAGATAGAACACATATAAGACCATTTAGTTATATCTATATAGATTCCAGCAGCAAAACAGCATATAAAGTGGTACCACTGGAGGAGGAATGCTTAGTTATAGAAGTTGATGCCCCATTGTCCTATTTATTGTTAGGGCACATATTAGGTAATATGCACCTTCCAATAGGTATCTGGGAGAATAAAGTTACCACGATATTTGATCCTACTGTTGAATATAGGTTAAATAAATACGGTTTTAAGACAAATAGATTGATAGTCCCCTTTGTGGAACTTTCGGAACATACAGAGCATATGCATTCACATGGATAGTAGGGTATACGATCAACTTAATTACATTCTTGCACTATTTGATAGTCAATTTCCCGTTGGTGCTTTTGCTTTTTCATGGGGACTTGAATCATTTGTTTCCGATAAATCTGATAAATTAACACTCGAGAAACTTGTAGATGCGTATATTAAGGAAGGGCCATTACATCTTGAACTTTTTTCTTGCAAGCTATCTTACGAGTATAGCGACTGCATAGAATGCTTAAAGTGTGTAAATGATTATGTAAGTGCATTTAAGATTTTACCTTCTGTGTATGAGCCATCCGTTAAGATAGGAAGGAACCTCATAAAGGCTAGTAAAGAAATACTAAATGTGGAATTTCCTTATAATGAAGTTAAAGACCCACACTTTTCTGTGGTTTTAGGTTATGTTGGAGCCACACTTAATATAAAGTTGGACCTATTACTATTCTCTTTTGCTCATAGTAACATAAAAAATTTACTTAGCTCACTCATGAGATGTATCCCATTGTCACCTTATGAAGCATGGAAGACGCTGTTGACGTCGTACAAAAAGCTGAAAGATGAAATAAATAGAATACTCTTGTATCAAGATTGGGATCAAATTTTTGTAAATACTTTCCTTTGGGACATTCACTCTTTTAGGCAAAGGTTTTTAGAAACTCGGCTTTTTGAAGGATGATGTTGAAAAAGTTATATAAAGTTTTATATAATATATAGAGGATGAAGGAGAAGAAAGGGCTAAACGAGATATATTATCTTTTCCATAATACAATAAGTTTAATTGAACATATAAATGCTAACATATATGTTAAAAATCGTTCTGCAGACGCCTTCTTAATAGAGTCTATAGCAACTGTATTTGAATACTTTGGGTACGATAACCTCCTCCTTTTTAATGAAAATCAAGGTTTCTATGAGTTAGTTCTTTATATAAAGAATGGAGAGATAAAGCAGGATAAAATTAGGTTAGATAAGAAATTTTTTAAAGGAATTGATGCTTTTAAAAGCGTCCAATTCTTTGAGTATTATAGCCCTATATGTGAATTCCTTTCTCGGGAAGGATTAATAGAATTAAGGGAAAATGTTAAGGTATTCATTAAGACATTTCATTCAAGCAGAAAATGGATAGCCATATTAGTATCCTATAAAAAATTTACAAGCATTCCAGTGTATATTGATAAAATGATTTTAGACGCTTCTTTTATGTTTATAGAAAAGCTTTATAAAACACATATGGAATATTCATCTGAAATAGATATTTATAGAACAGAGCTGGAAAATTTAGCAAAATTTACTGCAGAAGTATACACTAAAGATTTTATCAAATATAATGATGCTTTTTTAGAGAAAATAGCAAAAACGGATGTAAATATATTGATCGAAGGAGAAACAGGAACTGGAAAATCCACTCTTGCATATAGAATTCACAACCTAAGTCATAGAAAAGATAAACCTTTTAAAGAATTATTTGAAGCAGAGCTTTTTGGATACGAAAAAGGTGCTTTTACAGGTGCAAGCATATCAAAAAAAGGAAGGTTGGAAATAGCCAACGGAGGTACTGTCTTTTTTGATGAAATAGGGGATATACCTATTGAATTTCAGACCAAGCTATTAAGACTATTACAAGAAAAAAAATTTTCCAAACTCGGTGGACTGAAAGATATATATGTAGATATAAGATTTATTTTTGCTACTAATAAAAATTTAGATAAGTTGGTCAAAGAAGGGTTGTTTAGACAAGATTTGTATTACAGGATAAATACTATAAGATTAAAACTGCTACCTTTTAGAGATAGAACAAGTAAAGAAAAAAGAGAAATAGTAGATAGGATAATAGAAAAACTGACTAAAAAGTATAACAAATCACTGTCTATAGACAACGAAGTTTACAAGTTCATCGAAGAACATCATTGGCCAGGTAATATAAGAGAACTGGAAAATGTTCTTGAATATGCAGCAATTCTATCGGAAGACGGAGTTATTAAATTGAATCACCTTCCACAATGGGTTATCACTGAATATATTGAAAGCAAGAATACCACGGATTATGTAATTGAAACACACAAAGGCCATGGATTAACTTTCAAGGATATAAAGAAGTTAGAAATGGAAGCCATCATTGATGCACTTCTGACTACAAACTTTAACGTATCAAAAGCTGCTTTAAAACTAGGTATTTCGCGCAGACAACTTGAGTATAGAATAAAAAAATACAATATAATAGAGGATATTACTAAAAAAATTCGGAAAAATGAATAAAAAGAAATCATAAAAACGCACTACTCATCGTGTACCATGGTATACTTTGTAAGTATTTTTCATTTCGCCATGAATCTATTAAATCAATAACTCTTTTAGCAAGAATAAAATTGCTATTTGACAATCCTTTAATAAAAGCTAAACCTCTGTGATTGGTTCCATAAATTAATATAAAGTCTTCATGTTCTTCTATATTTTCTCCTAAATTTAAGAATGTCCATACTCCCGAAATCATATATTTAAAGCGACCAATAATCCCTATATGTTTAGCAGTATGTTGACTTATAGAGAAGTTTTCAATATAAATTGGTATTGATTGTTTAAAGATTTTTAAGTTATTGTTTATGCAGTTAAAGGACAAATATTCTCCACGTTCAATTCTGCCCATGCTCCACATCTCAAAGAAACCAAAATTTGCCGATGAAGAAAGATATACATTAATTTTCTGAAGAAATCTGCTTCCTTCAAAAGGTATATTTATACCTGGATAGTACTCGAGTATTGCATTGTCATCTATGTAAATGTTATAGAACTGCATGGATATTTCATCATTTTCAGATTTCAAGATTTTTGTTGCGCTCTGATTTAATAAAATTACATGACAATCTTTTCCAACATTTACTTCTATCTCTAGTTCATCACCTGCATGTATGCCTGCACCAATCGTGATGATCTGAGTAATGAGACAATTACCTATATAAAAAGGTTTCAATATCCTTGCAGAACCTGTTTGAAAATTTCTTGTTAAAGTTGTTTTCCCAGATATTTCCTTGAATTCCATAATTAATTTATGCTTCACCATAATTATAATCAATCTATAAATAATATTTCTTTCTCAATCCATGTAATTACTGGAATTATGCTTTCTTCTTCTTTTAGACTAACGAAAAAATACGGTTTGTTTTTTCTCTTTTCTTCTGTATATTTTCTCATAATTTCAAGATTTACTCCTACATAAGGAGCAAGATCAATCTTATTTATAATAAGTATATCACTTTGAGTTATACCTGGACCACCTTTTTTAGGTATTTTCTCTCCTTCTGCAACATCTATTACATATATTACGCTATCCACAAGTATAGGGCTGAACGAGGCTGCTAGGTTATCCCCTCCAGATTCTATAAAAATAATATCAAGGTCCTTGAACTTACTAATTAGTCTATCAACTGCCTCTAAGTTAATAGAAGGATCTTCCCTTATCGCAGTATGTGGACACCCGCCTGTCCTCACTCCTATTATTCTATCTTCTTCTAAAACACCACGTTTTATAAGGTATTCAGCGTCCTCTGTTATATATACATCGTTTGTAATTACCGCTATTGAATATTTATCTTTCATAAATTTACACAGCACTTCAATAAGAGTTGTTTTCCCAGAACCTACAGGACCACCTACACCTATTCTAACTGGTTTTTGCATTTTACACCCTCCTAAAATACAAATCCAGTCTCAGCAAGTAATCTAAATTGAGTATCTTTATTTCTTTCGTATGTAGGTTTGTCCGTTTTCACATATGAAGCTTCTCCTCTTATAAAGAATCCAGATTTGCTATATTTAAGTGTAAAAGTAGATGTAACTGCACTATTATCTTTTCCTATACCATAGTAATCAAATTTTTTATCTGCTTTAACATATTCAAATCTAATCCCTGTGGATAGATTTTCAGAAATTTTTTGGCTTATGAACAGAGCTACACCGAAACCAGTACCAGTACCATTACCATTCGTACCTGTTTTTGAATCAGGTACAGTTATTATATCTGGATTCAGGGTTATTGTGGTGTTTCCCTTACTGTAGCTAAGAGCTAAGGAGTAGAGCCTTATAGGATATTTGTCATTTCTATTGTTGTATATTAAAGTAAAGTTTGCAAGTAAATTACTTAATGGTCTTGAACTGATTCCAAATTCTAAAGCATATTTACCGTCCTTTGTATTCCAATCATTAACACCACCTATAACTTTTAGAGTGTCTAAAAGGGAATAAGTAAGTCTAAACCCGTTAAAGAAAGAATTAAATTCCGCCCACCAAACAAGTCCTCTCTGTATATTCGCATTTTGATATGTAAACGGAGACTCCCATCCGTAAATAGCAGGTATTTTACCTGCCATTATATTTAACTTATCAATATCTAATGTTATATATGCACTTTGCAACTCAAACTTGCTTTCACTAACAAAGGGTTCATACTCTATCCCAACAGTTGGAACTGCTCTTCTTCCTACATTCAATGCAAAACCTATAGGTAAAGTACTTGATGAAGGTTTAGAAATTTCCAAATTAGCTGCTGATATATCTGTAACACTATAAAGAGACGGATTCTCTTTTCTATCTAATGTTTGCATCCAAAAT includes the following:
- a CDS encoding urease accessory protein UreE, translating into MRRVFVYEIPNVTNEQLSAYNIKEIKLSYYERQKVRQKIKIEEELEIIIILKDRTHIRPFSYIYIDSSSKTAYKVVPLEEECLVIEVDAPLSYLLLGHILGNMHLPIGIWENKVTTIFDPTVEYRLNKYGFKTNRLIVPFVELSEHTEHMHSHG
- a CDS encoding urease accessory protein UreF — its product is MDSRVYDQLNYILALFDSQFPVGAFAFSWGLESFVSDKSDKLTLEKLVDAYIKEGPLHLELFSCKLSYEYSDCIECLKCVNDYVSAFKILPSVYEPSVKIGRNLIKASKEILNVEFPYNEVKDPHFSVVLGYVGATLNIKLDLLLFSFAHSNIKNLLSSLMRCIPLSPYEAWKTLLTSYKKLKDEINRILLYQDWDQIFVNTFLWDIHSFRQRFLETRLFEG
- a CDS encoding sigma-54-dependent Fis family transcriptional regulator yields the protein MKEKKGLNEIYYLFHNTISLIEHINANIYVKNRSADAFLIESIATVFEYFGYDNLLLFNENQGFYELVLYIKNGEIKQDKIRLDKKFFKGIDAFKSVQFFEYYSPICEFLSREGLIELRENVKVFIKTFHSSRKWIAILVSYKKFTSIPVYIDKMILDASFMFIEKLYKTHMEYSSEIDIYRTELENLAKFTAEVYTKDFIKYNDAFLEKIAKTDVNILIEGETGTGKSTLAYRIHNLSHRKDKPFKELFEAELFGYEKGAFTGASISKKGRLEIANGGTVFFDEIGDIPIEFQTKLLRLLQEKKFSKLGGLKDIYVDIRFIFATNKNLDKLVKEGLFRQDLYYRINTIRLKLLPFRDRTSKEKREIVDRIIEKLTKKYNKSLSIDNEVYKFIEEHHWPGNIRELENVLEYAAILSEDGVIKLNHLPQWVITEYIESKNTTDYVIETHKGHGLTFKDIKKLEMEAIIDALLTTNFNVSKAALKLGISRRQLEYRIKKYNIIEDITKKIRKNE
- a CDS encoding urease accessory protein UreD; protein product: MVKHKLIMEFKEISGKTTLTRNFQTGSARILKPFYIGNCLITQIITIGAGIHAGDELEIEVNVGKDCHVILLNQSATKILKSENDEISMQFYNIYIDDNAILEYYPGINIPFEGSRFLQKINVYLSSSANFGFFEMWSMGRIERGEYLSFNCINNNLKIFKQSIPIYIENFSISQHTAKHIGIIGRFKYMISGVWTFLNLGENIEEHEDFILIYGTNHRGLAFIKGLSNSNFILAKRVIDLIDSWRNEKYLQSIPWYTMSSAFL
- the ureG gene encoding urease accessory protein UreG — translated: MQKPVRIGVGGPVGSGKTTLIEVLCKFMKDKYSIAVITNDVYITEDAEYLIKRGVLEEDRIIGVRTGGCPHTAIREDPSINLEAVDRLISKFKDLDIIFIESGGDNLAASFSPILVDSVIYVIDVAEGEKIPKKGGPGITQSDILIINKIDLAPYVGVNLEIMRKYTEEKRKNKPYFFVSLKEEESIIPVITWIEKEILFID
- a CDS encoding outer membrane beta-barrel protein yields the protein MRGIRSISALSASIVLLSLKPSFSEEKSFPLLANTELRISGGISAFWMQTLDRKENPSLYSVTDISAANLEISKPSSSTLPIGFALNVGRRAVPTVGIEYEPFVSESKFELQSAYITLDIDKLNIMAGKIPAIYGWESPFTYQNANIQRGLVWWAEFNSFFNGFRLTYSLLDTLKVIGGVNDWNTKDGKYALEFGISSRPLSNLLANFTLIYNNRNDKYPIRLYSLALSYSKGNTTITLNPDIITVPDSKTGTNGNGTGTGFGVALFISQKISENLSTGIRFEYVKADKKFDYYGIGKDNSAVTSTFTLKYSKSGFFIRGEASYVKTDKPTYERNKDTQFRLLAETGFVF